The Paenibacillus sp. YPG26 genome includes a window with the following:
- a CDS encoding lysine biosynthesis protein LysW, producing MADLSCLVCKSDIEVEERATTGEIVECDSCGQEHEVQVEASRVTIALAPEIEETWGE from the coding sequence ATGGCAGATCTTAGCTGTCTCGTATGCAAGTCGGACATTGAGGTTGAAGAACGCGCGACCACAGGGGAGATTGTGGAGTGCGATTCCTGCGGCCAGGAGCATGAAGTCCAGGTTGAAGCGAGCCGTGTCACCATCGCTTTGGCTCCCGAAATCGAAGAAACTTGGGGAGAGTAG
- a CDS encoding ABC transporter substrate-binding protein, translating to MNRYRRLSLLIISTAAILLLAACSQSSEANKGTQNQPTQQATTKVAQGKKKLTIGIVNAPVTLNQINTQDNSASLAPIGLLNDALLDVTESAEFIPKLAESIKTKDKLNYTIKLRPDAKWNDGTPFTTADVAFTLKLALHADVETSFKLNFIEGLNDFGKLGKGVKEIAGLHVIDKHTFEIKAKTPIDPLVFNERFGAKVYYLPEHLLKDVDPAKLSTHPYFQKPDVTNGPYRFAAYEQGQYVELTKNEKYYLGAPKIDSIFFKVLPAANLVAQLQTGEVHMNSLPVGLVPITDYDKVKSFDNVNVTSASASEPAELFFNVEKLPNKKVRQAIAYALNRPLIVEQLLKGQAEIIDGGIPSSHPYFNKDITPYPYDPEKAKQLLQEAGFDSSRKLAFLIPIGNKVREQAADILVQNLEAVGLQIDVQQYDFPTLIDKVEKGEHDITIFTRDYYIEPSLYFTTYKSDDPESVIRYNNPVVDELIAQGEQEIDEAKRHEIYNRLQEVLHEDVPTLAVYSEKRLQVVSKDVLAGKPLNVGTFNNVNEWDLAVK from the coding sequence ATGAACCGATACAGACGACTTAGCTTGTTGATTATCTCTACCGCTGCAATACTCTTGCTTGCGGCATGCAGTCAATCCAGCGAGGCGAATAAAGGTACTCAGAACCAGCCGACACAGCAAGCAACGACCAAGGTAGCTCAAGGCAAGAAGAAGTTGACGATCGGTATCGTTAACGCGCCTGTCACATTGAATCAGATTAATACACAGGACAATTCCGCATCGCTTGCCCCAATTGGACTGCTTAACGATGCGCTGCTTGACGTGACCGAATCGGCTGAATTCATCCCCAAGCTTGCGGAATCGATCAAGACGAAGGATAAGCTGAATTACACGATCAAGCTCCGTCCGGATGCCAAGTGGAATGATGGAACCCCATTCACAACGGCGGATGTGGCATTCACACTCAAGCTAGCGCTTCATGCCGATGTAGAAACCTCGTTCAAGCTGAACTTCATTGAAGGACTGAACGACTTTGGCAAGCTTGGAAAAGGTGTCAAGGAAATCGCAGGACTTCATGTCATCGACAAGCATACATTCGAGATCAAAGCCAAGACACCGATTGATCCTCTTGTGTTCAACGAACGATTTGGCGCGAAGGTCTATTATTTGCCGGAGCATCTCTTGAAAGATGTGGATCCTGCGAAGCTGTCAACACATCCCTATTTCCAGAAGCCGGACGTCACGAACGGTCCATACCGGTTCGCCGCTTACGAGCAAGGTCAATATGTCGAACTTACCAAAAATGAAAAGTACTATTTAGGCGCACCCAAGATCGATTCGATCTTCTTTAAGGTCCTGCCAGCAGCTAATCTGGTTGCCCAGCTGCAGACGGGAGAAGTCCATATGAATTCACTGCCGGTCGGACTCGTTCCGATCACGGATTACGATAAAGTGAAGAGCTTCGACAACGTGAATGTGACTTCCGCCTCCGCTTCTGAGCCGGCAGAGTTATTCTTCAACGTAGAGAAGCTGCCTAATAAGAAAGTCCGTCAAGCGATCGCTTACGCCCTCAACCGGCCGCTTATTGTAGAACAGCTGCTTAAGGGGCAAGCGGAGATTATCGACGGCGGCATTCCAAGCTCACATCCGTATTTCAATAAAGATATTACCCCTTACCCGTACGATCCCGAAAAAGCGAAGCAGCTGCTGCAGGAAGCCGGCTTCGACTCGAGCCGGAAGCTAGCATTTCTCATCCCGATTGGCAACAAGGTCCGCGAACAGGCTGCCGATATTTTGGTGCAGAACCTGGAAGCCGTGGGGCTACAAATCGATGTTCAACAATATGATTTCCCTACACTTATCGATAAAGTTGAGAAAGGCGAACACGATATCACGATTTTTACCCGGGACTATTACATCGAACCTAGTCTTTACTTTACTACTTACAAAAGTGATGATCCCGAAAGCGTAATCCGGTACAACAATCCGGTTGTCGACGAATTAATTGCCCAAGGTGAACAAGAAATCGACGAGGCGAAGCGCCACGAGATTTACAACCGTCTTCAAGAGGTGCTGCACGAGGACGTGCCGACACTGGCCGTCTATTCCGAGAAGAGACTGCAGGTTGTGTCTAAGGATGTCCTTGCAGGCAAGCCGCTGAATGTTGGCACGTTCAACAACGTGAACGAGTGGGATTTGGCGGTCAAGTAA
- the opp4C gene encoding oligopeptide ABC transporter permease, with translation MSATTLPWDQSNTRIEGYVRQVKRKFLQHKLAVWGLAVTILLILIALLAPWLAPYPPNEVMNEFGAKPSAAHWLGTDQVGRDVLSRMLYGTRISLFIGFTTVAIYVTFGTIVGMAAGYYGRWLDMTIMRLTDIFLSFPYMLVVLVIVSILGADIATIMIVLALFKWPTIAMLVRGSVLAAKEQDYIKAGAALGYRTPRILLRHMLPNIIGPIIVSATFGVAGTILSEAGLSFLGMGVKSPQASLGNMLHDAQSLTVLTEQQWLWMPAGCMILIAVLAVNFVGDGLRDALDAKA, from the coding sequence ATGTCTGCAACAACGCTGCCTTGGGATCAGTCGAATACAAGGATTGAAGGTTACGTCCGTCAGGTTAAAAGAAAGTTTTTGCAGCACAAGCTTGCTGTCTGGGGTCTGGCTGTCACGATACTTCTGATCCTGATCGCCTTGCTCGCCCCATGGCTGGCGCCTTATCCGCCCAATGAAGTTATGAATGAGTTCGGTGCCAAGCCTTCGGCCGCTCACTGGCTCGGTACTGATCAAGTAGGCCGGGACGTGTTAAGCCGTATGCTCTACGGAACCCGCATTTCTCTGTTCATCGGCTTTACTACCGTGGCGATCTATGTAACGTTCGGAACTATAGTAGGTATGGCCGCTGGCTACTACGGACGCTGGCTTGATATGACCATTATGAGACTCACCGATATTTTTTTAAGCTTTCCTTACATGCTGGTTGTGCTAGTGATCGTCAGCATCCTCGGTGCCGACATTGCAACGATTATGATTGTGCTCGCTTTGTTCAAGTGGCCTACGATTGCAATGCTTGTGCGGGGAAGTGTATTGGCTGCGAAGGAGCAAGATTACATAAAAGCGGGCGCTGCGCTCGGCTACCGTACGCCGCGCATTCTTCTGCGCCACATGCTGCCCAACATTATTGGCCCCATTATCGTGAGTGCGACATTCGGCGTAGCAGGCACGATTCTGAGCGAAGCCGGACTCAGCTTTCTCGGCATGGGAGTGAAGTCGCCCCAGGCGAGCCTTGGCAACATGCTGCACGATGCACAGTCCTTGACTGTATTAACCGAGCAGCAGTGGCTGTGGATGCCTGCGGGATGCATGATCCTGATCGCCGTATTGGCCGTCAACTTCGTCGGGGACGGCCTGCGCGATGCGCTTGATGCGAAGGCGTAA
- a CDS encoding ABC transporter permease produces the protein MGSYIVRRLFIAVPVFFGITVLSFLIMNLAPGNPVDMLINPNIPKELLELKREKLGLNDPLYVQYANWLGGILRGDLGYSFSSYAPVSELIGKRIGPTLLLAAASLLIGLLIAIPVGVISAVKRNSKLDYFLTGMTFLGISIPPFFLGLGLIYITGIQLKWLPTGGISTLGGDGGTGDVLLHMILPVTVLGAAIAGKKVRYVRASMLEVLDQDFLRTARAKGLRELVVTNKHALRNALIPVIAVVGAEIPLLLGGSIVIEQVFQWPGIGQLTMEAILSRDYPVLMGLNLIAACVVLLINLFTDVLYAAADPRITYG, from the coding sequence TTGGGCTCTTATATCGTCAGGAGGCTCTTCATCGCGGTCCCTGTCTTCTTCGGCATTACGGTACTCAGCTTCCTCATCATGAATTTGGCGCCTGGTAATCCAGTAGACATGTTAATCAATCCTAATATTCCGAAGGAACTGCTTGAGTTAAAGCGGGAAAAGCTGGGTCTTAACGATCCCCTATACGTGCAGTACGCGAATTGGCTAGGAGGTATACTCAGAGGTGATCTGGGTTACTCCTTCAGCAGTTATGCCCCGGTCTCCGAGTTAATCGGCAAGAGAATTGGTCCGACATTACTGCTTGCAGCGGCATCTTTATTAATCGGATTGCTCATTGCGATTCCTGTCGGCGTTATTAGCGCCGTGAAGCGGAATTCCAAGCTGGATTACTTTCTGACGGGAATGACCTTCCTCGGGATCTCCATTCCGCCCTTCTTCCTAGGGCTCGGACTGATCTACATAACGGGGATACAGCTGAAATGGCTGCCAACCGGGGGCATTTCGACTCTAGGCGGTGATGGTGGAACAGGCGATGTTCTTCTGCATATGATCTTACCGGTAACAGTATTAGGAGCCGCTATCGCAGGGAAGAAGGTGCGTTATGTCCGGGCCAGTATGCTGGAAGTGCTGGATCAAGATTTCTTACGTACGGCCAGAGCGAAGGGATTGCGGGAACTTGTGGTGACGAATAAGCATGCGCTGCGTAATGCGCTAATTCCGGTGATTGCCGTAGTCGGAGCAGAGATTCCATTGCTCCTCGGCGGCAGCATTGTCATCGAGCAAGTATTCCAATGGCCTGGAATCGGCCAGTTGACGATGGAGGCTATTCTGTCACGCGATTACCCGGTTCTAATGGGACTTAACCTTATAGCGGCCTGCGTCGTGCTGCTGATCAACTTGTTCACGGATGTGTTGTATGCGGCTGCCGATCCGCGCATTACTTATGGATGA
- a CDS encoding ABC transporter ATP-binding protein, whose protein sequence is MTITTQEVMPKTLLQIENLKTYYPIRRGLFGRTSGYVKAVDGVSLSLYEGETLGLVGESGCGKSSIGRSVIRLEQPHAGRVLFEGEDITNLSQSELRPARLRMQMIFQDPYASLNPRMRIFDTLAEPMLAHRLVKRGDVQKEVERLLQLVGLPRASAYRYPHEFSGGQKQRIGIARALSLKPRLIVCDEPVSALDVSIQAQILGLLQDLQDELKLTYLFIAHGIGAVKQVSTRVAVMYLGRIVELAPSESLFERPRHPYTKLLLGAYHPPDPVYRGMERPIIQGDVPDPSRPPSGCGFHTRCPYVQERCRKEAPGLTNDTHAVACHYPLA, encoded by the coding sequence ATGACGATCACGACACAGGAAGTGATGCCAAAGACGCTGCTGCAGATCGAGAATCTCAAAACCTATTATCCGATTCGCCGGGGGCTGTTTGGCCGAACTTCCGGGTATGTCAAAGCCGTGGATGGCGTCAGCTTATCACTCTACGAAGGAGAGACGCTGGGGCTCGTCGGCGAATCGGGCTGCGGCAAGTCTTCAATTGGCAGATCGGTGATCCGGCTGGAGCAACCGCATGCTGGCCGCGTTCTTTTCGAGGGTGAAGACATTACGAATCTCTCGCAGAGCGAACTTAGACCTGCCCGGCTGCGCATGCAGATGATCTTCCAAGATCCTTATGCCTCGCTTAATCCTAGAATGCGGATATTTGATACTTTGGCGGAGCCGATGCTCGCCCATCGATTGGTCAAGCGCGGTGACGTACAGAAGGAGGTAGAAAGGCTGCTTCAGCTGGTGGGATTACCGCGTGCATCAGCTTATCGGTATCCCCATGAGTTCTCGGGCGGCCAGAAGCAGCGGATCGGCATTGCAAGGGCATTATCGCTGAAGCCAAGGCTGATCGTGTGTGATGAACCCGTGTCCGCGCTCGACGTATCGATCCAGGCGCAAATCCTCGGACTGCTGCAGGATCTGCAGGACGAGTTGAAGCTGACCTACTTGTTCATTGCCCACGGGATCGGCGCTGTGAAGCAGGTGAGTACCCGAGTCGCTGTCATGTATCTGGGACGAATTGTAGAGCTGGCTCCTTCGGAATCGCTATTTGAGAGGCCAAGACACCCATACACGAAGCTGCTGCTCGGCGCATATCATCCACCGGATCCAGTGTACCGGGGTATGGAACGTCCGATTATCCAGGGAGATGTGCCTGACCCGTCGCGCCCACCTTCAGGCTGCGGGTTCCATACCCGTTGTCCATATGTACAGGAACGGTGCCGAAAGGAGGCCCCAGGCTTAACGAATGACACGCATGCCGTTGCCTGTCATTATCCGCTGGCTTAA